A DNA window from Mya arenaria isolate MELC-2E11 chromosome 17, ASM2691426v1 contains the following coding sequences:
- the LOC128223363 gene encoding uncharacterized protein LOC128223363, with amino-acid sequence MKADILQRQILVCMQVSQSQQFSLIVILRDTPPTGYISEDGDNTDNQDTLQTGYISEDGDNTDNQDTPPTGYISEDGDNTDNQDTLQTGYISEDGDNTDNQDTPSTGYISEDGDNTDNQDTPPTGYISEDGDNTDNQDTPPTGYISEDGENTDNQDTPPTGYISEDGDNTDNQDTPPTGYISEDGENTDNQDTPTLGYISEDGDNTDNQDTPPTGYISEDGDNTDNQDTPPTGYISEDGENTDNQDTPPTGYISEDGDNTDNQDTPPTGYISEDGDNTDNQDTPTLGYISEDGDNTDNQDTPPTGYIREDGDNTDNQDTPPTGYISEDGDNTDNQDTPPTGYISEDGDNTDNQDTLTLGYISEDGDNTDNQDTPPTGYISEDGDNTDNQDTPPTGYISEDGDNTDNQDTPPTGYISEDGDNTDNQDTPTIGYISEDGDNTDNQDTPPTGYIREDGDNTDNQDTPPTGYISEDGDNTDNQDTPPTGYISEDGDNTDNQVWITAVDKPKELKLDSSARRV; translated from the exons ATGAAGGCGGATATACTACAACGGCAAATCCTCGTCTGCATGCAAGTCTCCCAGTCACAGCAATTCTCCCTCATCGTCATTCTCAGAG acaCGCCTCCAACCGGCTATATCAGTGAGGATGGGGATAATACTGACAACCAAG acaCGCTTCAAACCGGCTATATCAGTGAGGATGGGGACAACACTGACAACCAAG acaCGCCTCCAACCGGCTATATCAGTGAGGATGGGGACAACACTGACAACCAAG acaCGCTTCAAACCGGCTATATCAGTGAGGATGGGGACAACACTGACAACCAAG acaCGCCTTCAACCGGCTATATCAGTGAGGATGGGGACAACACTGACAACCAAG acaCGCCTCCAACCGGCTACATCAGTGAGGATGGGGACAATACTGACAACCAAG acaCGCCTCCAACCGGCTATATCAGTGAGGATGGGGAAAATACTGACAACCAAG acaCGCCTCCAACTGGCTATATCAGTGAGGATGGGGACAACACTGACAACCAAG acaCGCCTCCAACCGGCTATATCAGTGAGGATGGGGAAAATACTGACAACCAAG acaCGCCTACACTCGGCTACATCAGTGAGGATGGGGACAACACTGACAACCAAG acaCGCCTCCAACCGGCTACATCAGTGAGGATGGGGACAATACTGACAACCAAG acaCGCCTCCAACCGGCTATATCAGTGAGGATGGGGAAAATACTGACAACCAAG acaCGCCTCCAACTGGCTATATCAGTGAGGATGGGGACAACACTGACAACCAAG acaCGCCTCCAACCGGCTATATCAGTGAGGATGGGGACAACACTGACAACCAAG acaCGCCTACACTCGGCTACATCAGTGAGGATGGGGACAACACTGACAACCAAG acaCGCCTCCAACCGGCTACATCAGAGAGGATGGGGATAATACTGACAACCAAG acaCGCCTCCAACCGGCTATATCAGTGAGGATGGGGACAATACTGACAACCAAG acaCGCCTCCAACCGGCTATATCAGTGAGGATGGGGACAACACTGACAACCAAG acaCGCTTACACTCGGCTACATCAGTGAGGATGGGGACAACACTGACAACCAAG acaCGCCTCCAACCGGCTACATCAGTGAGGATGGGGACAACACTGACAACCAAG acaCGCCTCCAACTGGCTATATCAGTGAGGATGGGGACAACACTGACAACCAAG ACACGCCTCCAACCGGCTATATCAGTGAGGATGGGGACAATACTGACAACCAAG acaCGCCTACAATCGGCTACATCAGTGAGGATGGGGACAACACTGACAACCAAG acaCGCCTCCAACCGGCTACATCAGAGAGGATGGGGATAATACTGACAACCAAG acaCGCCTCCAACCGGCTACATCAGTGAGGATGGGGATAATACTGACAACCAAG acaCGCCTCCAACCGGCTATATCAGTGAGGATGGGGACAACACTGACAACCAAG TCTGGATAACAGCAGTCGATAAGCCAAAGGAACTGAAACTCGACTCATCTGCCCGCAGAGTGTGA